In Thermospira aquatica, the following proteins share a genomic window:
- a CDS encoding chloride channel protein: MKRRVYEGLLLLFTTVKWLILATLVGIIVGFATTMFLKLLNISIEFTHKFSWYFLFLPLVFFLTIIVIKYLAPEAEGHGTEKVIEAIHKNNGKIHPLVVPVKLVATIITLAFGGSAGKEGPSAQIGAGLASIFSDLLRLNKNDRKKLVICGISAGFAAVFGTPMAGAIFGIEVLIVGSMLYEVLLPSFISGMIAFHIASKLGINYFYHHININMAFNEMLFINIVMAGIFFGLVSFFFIEVLKLFEWSSHKLKIWPPFKGLIGGLALILLTFAFSKQYLGLGLDTIEAVLQGNTIVWYAFIIKIIFTSITLSFGGSGGIITPIFFIGTTAGSVFAELFHLDSSIFAAIGMVSLLAGATNTPIAASIMFIELFGNNVAPYAAISCIISFIMTGHRSVYPSQMIGMRKSILFHEELGTEIKKLKIKYKPENDVLFNKIVKYIDAMKNKHVKK, from the coding sequence ATGAAACGTCGAGTATACGAAGGCTTACTTTTACTTTTTACTACCGTCAAATGGCTTATATTAGCCACTCTCGTGGGTATAATAGTGGGTTTCGCCACCACAATGTTTTTAAAACTATTGAATATCAGCATAGAATTTACTCATAAGTTCTCATGGTACTTTTTATTTTTACCTCTTGTTTTTTTTCTTACCATTATAGTGATAAAATACTTGGCACCCGAGGCAGAAGGTCACGGAACAGAAAAAGTCATAGAAGCTATACACAAAAACAATGGCAAAATACATCCACTCGTAGTGCCAGTAAAATTAGTTGCTACCATAATTACTTTAGCTTTTGGTGGTTCTGCAGGCAAAGAAGGACCAAGTGCACAAATTGGAGCTGGCTTAGCATCAATTTTTTCTGATCTCTTGAGATTGAATAAAAACGATCGAAAAAAACTCGTTATCTGTGGCATAAGTGCGGGATTTGCTGCCGTATTCGGTACTCCCATGGCAGGGGCGATCTTTGGAATAGAGGTACTTATTGTCGGAAGTATGTTATATGAAGTTCTTTTACCTTCTTTTATTTCGGGAATGATTGCCTTTCATATTGCTTCAAAATTAGGGATAAATTATTTTTATCATCACATCAATATCAATATGGCTTTTAATGAAATGCTTTTTATCAATATCGTCATGGCTGGGATATTTTTTGGTCTTGTTTCTTTCTTCTTTATCGAAGTATTAAAACTCTTTGAATGGTCATCGCATAAACTAAAAATATGGCCTCCTTTCAAAGGCCTTATCGGTGGATTAGCATTAATTCTCCTCACCTTTGCCTTTTCAAAGCAATATCTCGGTCTGGGGTTAGACACTATTGAAGCTGTATTGCAGGGAAACACTATTGTCTGGTATGCTTTTATCATAAAAATAATCTTCACCAGTATTACCCTGAGTTTTGGAGGAAGTGGCGGAATAATCACACCAATATTTTTTATTGGTACAACCGCCGGAAGTGTTTTTGCCGAACTATTCCATCTTGATAGCTCTATTTTTGCCGCGATTGGTATGGTAAGTCTTCTTGCAGGGGCTACCAATACTCCAATTGCTGCCAGTATCATGTTTATAGAATTATTTGGTAATAATGTTGCTCCTTATGCAGCAATAAGTTGTATTATCAGTTTTATCATGACTGGTCATAGGAGTGTGTATCCTTCACAAATGATAGGCATGAGAAAATCTATCCTGTTTCACGAAGAATTAGGAACAGAAATAAAAAAACTAAAGATAAAGTACAAACCAGAAAATGATGTTTTGTTTAATAAAATAGTAAAATATATTGATGCCATGAAAAATAAACACGTGAAAAAATAA
- a CDS encoding adenylate/guanylate cyclase domain-containing protein, protein MNDLMQRFHFERNQGVLEKLVKYIETSDDAGLFHINVYGLAEQWNVDKKVLLELFIRGLHEGIFTMEWVYHCPHCGGIAHETLTLHQAKTTDYCPLCKVDFTNTLDNNIEVFFSIHPEIKNISKELKENYIKSAMEEITDHKMFQWSTPLSIKGVDIIQHPVYRELFPDEVLLPDQSLELMKATILFTDIKGSTQMYTDLGDSKAFLLVREHFRILFEVIKKFNGVPIKTIGDAVMGVFTNQTDGLTAALEAQKALIEYYKDRPEPEKIEVKIGLHSGPTIVVTLNGRLDYFGSTVNMAARIQAIANPNEVVMSENIFEHEESKKILAQYAKTVERTKRIFKGLKGEYNIYSILVK, encoded by the coding sequence ATGAACGATCTCATGCAACGCTTTCACTTTGAAAGAAATCAGGGTGTTTTAGAAAAACTTGTCAAGTATATTGAAACAAGTGATGATGCTGGTTTGTTCCATATAAATGTTTATGGTCTTGCAGAACAATGGAATGTTGATAAGAAAGTTTTACTCGAGTTGTTTATTAGAGGTTTGCATGAAGGAATTTTTACCATGGAATGGGTCTATCATTGCCCTCACTGTGGGGGAATTGCTCACGAAACTCTCACTCTCCATCAGGCAAAAACCACAGATTACTGTCCCCTATGTAAGGTTGATTTCACCAATACCTTAGACAACAACATTGAAGTATTTTTCTCAATACATCCCGAAATCAAAAATATTTCAAAAGAATTGAAAGAAAACTATATAAAATCGGCCATGGAGGAAATAACCGATCACAAAATGTTTCAATGGAGCACCCCATTATCTATAAAAGGGGTCGATATTATCCAACATCCAGTCTATAGAGAATTATTTCCCGACGAAGTACTGTTGCCTGATCAAAGTCTTGAATTGATGAAAGCAACCATCTTATTTACCGATATAAAAGGTTCTACGCAAATGTACACCGATTTAGGTGATTCAAAGGCTTTTCTGTTAGTGAGAGAACATTTTAGAATATTATTTGAGGTAATAAAAAAATTTAATGGTGTTCCTATAAAGACTATTGGTGATGCTGTGATGGGGGTATTTACAAATCAGACTGATGGATTAACTGCCGCGCTTGAGGCGCAAAAAGCACTCATTGAGTATTACAAAGATAGACCTGAGCCTGAAAAGATCGAAGTGAAAATCGGTCTTCATTCGGGCCCTACTATCGTGGTGACTTTAAATGGTCGATTGGATTATTTTGGAAGTACGGTAAATATGGCAGCAAGAATCCAGGCAATAGCAAACCCCAATGAAGTAGTAATGTCAGAAAATATTTTTGAACATGAGGAGAGCAAAAAAATTCTAGCCCAATATGCAAAAACTGTTGAAAGAACAAAAAGGATATTTAAAGGTTTAAAAGGAGAGTATAACATTTACTCTATCCTGGTAAAATAA
- a CDS encoding class I SAM-dependent DNA methyltransferase, which produces MSEKSSPNNLKNSSGANLGFEQKLWQAADKLRSNMDAAEYKHVVLGLIFLKYISDAFTEAYNDIKQDEFADPEDLEDKDQYIARRVFWVPQEARWEYLQANAKDPNIGKIIDDAMEAIEKENPSLKGVLPKIYARPALNKQRLGELIDLIGTIGLGDKENKSKDILGRVYEYFLGQFADAEGKKGGQFYTPRSIVKLLVEMLEPYKGRIYDPCCGSGGMFVQSEKFIEAHGGKIGDISIYGQESNQTTCRLCKMNLAIRGIDANIKWGDSFHNDQLKDLKADFILANPPFNDSDWGGERLQDDVRWKFGVPPKGNANFAWIQHFIDHLSPTGTAGFVLANGSLSSMTSNEGEIRKNIVEADLVDCIVALPSQLFYNTMIPACLWFIARDKKNHKFRDRRGEVLFIDARKMGVMVDRRHREITDEEIKKIADTYHAWRGENSLEYKDIPGFCKSATLDEIRKHNHILTPGRYVGTVEEDEDDEAFEEKMKRLTTELAKQMEESKRLDEEIKKNLESIGWKI; this is translated from the coding sequence ATGAGCGAAAAAAGTAGTCCTAACAATCTCAAAAATTCCAGCGGGGCTAACCTCGGATTTGAACAGAAGCTCTGGCAAGCTGCCGACAAGCTCCGCAGCAACATGGATGCGGCTGAATATAAACATGTTGTCCTGGGATTGATCTTTTTAAAATACATCTCTGATGCCTTTACCGAAGCCTACAATGACATAAAACAAGATGAATTCGCCGATCCCGAAGATCTCGAAGATAAGGATCAATACATTGCACGAAGGGTTTTCTGGGTACCACAGGAAGCAAGATGGGAGTATCTCCAGGCAAATGCAAAGGACCCTAACATCGGCAAAATAATAGATGACGCCATGGAGGCAATTGAAAAAGAGAACCCATCGCTTAAAGGTGTGCTCCCAAAGATCTATGCAAGACCGGCATTAAACAAACAAAGACTGGGCGAACTCATCGACTTGATCGGAACCATAGGTTTAGGCGACAAAGAAAATAAAAGTAAAGATATCCTGGGAAGAGTGTACGAGTACTTTCTCGGTCAGTTTGCCGATGCAGAAGGAAAGAAGGGCGGACAATTTTACACGCCAAGAAGTATTGTAAAACTCCTTGTTGAAATGCTTGAACCCTATAAAGGTAGAATTTATGACCCCTGCTGCGGTTCGGGTGGAATGTTTGTCCAAAGCGAAAAATTCATCGAAGCTCACGGCGGAAAGATTGGTGATATATCCATCTACGGACAGGAAAGCAACCAGACAACATGTCGACTTTGCAAAATGAACTTGGCCATCAGAGGGATAGATGCAAACATTAAATGGGGTGATTCTTTTCATAACGACCAGTTAAAAGATCTAAAAGCAGATTTTATTCTTGCCAATCCGCCTTTTAATGACTCCGACTGGGGCGGTGAACGTCTCCAGGACGATGTGCGCTGGAAATTCGGAGTGCCCCCAAAAGGAAACGCCAACTTTGCCTGGATCCAGCATTTTATCGATCACCTTTCACCAACAGGCACTGCTGGTTTTGTCCTTGCCAATGGTTCTTTAAGCTCCATGACCTCCAACGAAGGAGAGATAAGAAAAAACATTGTTGAAGCCGATCTTGTCGATTGCATCGTTGCCCTGCCCTCCCAACTCTTTTACAACACTATGATCCCCGCCTGCCTGTGGTTTATTGCAAGAGATAAGAAAAATCATAAGTTCAGGGATAGACGGGGTGAGGTTCTCTTTATCGATGCCCGGAAAATGGGAGTAATGGTTGATCGTAGGCACAGAGAAATCACCGACGAAGAGATAAAAAAGATCGCAGACACCTACCATGCCTGGCGAGGAGAAAACAGCCTTGAATACAAAGATATACCGGGGTTTTGCAAATCCGCAACCCTTGATGAAATCAGAAAACACAACCATATTCTTACCCCCGGCCGTTATGTCGGAACCGTAGAAGAGGACGAAGACGATGAAGCCTTTGAAGAAAAGATGAAACGGCTAACAACAGAACTTGCAAAGCAAATGGAAGAAAGCAAAAGGCTGGATGAAGAGATAAAAAAGAATTTGGAGAGCATAGGATGGAAGATATGA
- a CDS encoding DNA methyltransferase, which produces MKIIIGDSRQMVEISNESIALVVTSPPYWNIKDYGIKGQIGYGQTLHEYLKDLYRVWKECFRVLLPGRRLCINIGDQFARSILYGRYKVIPLHAEIISQCEDIGFDYMGSIIWQKKTTMNTTGGATVMGSYPYPPNGIIEIDYEFILVFKKPGNGNAIQSEIKKESILSKEDWKNYFKGHWNFGGAKQIAHEAMFPEELPLRLIKMFSFVGETVLDPFLGSGTTMKAALKLRRNAIGYEINPDFLKIIKDKIREEENLFYNINIEIIHRESSPEIETVQYKPIIKDAKPEIDPKKINFKNGSYYKVSEVLNSYTLKLNSGLVVKLLGIVIKEEEKVLTYLKEKILNKEIIIKFDKNISYSEEPLEVYVYLKNKIFINLYLIKSGMAIADRTRNYVYKEKFIKEEKSQLCQKNGF; this is translated from the coding sequence ATGAAAATAATAATTGGTGATAGTAGACAAATGGTTGAGATTTCTAACGAGAGTATAGCTCTGGTTGTAACATCACCTCCGTACTGGAACATAAAAGATTATGGTATAAAAGGTCAAATTGGTTATGGACAAACTTTACATGAATATCTTAAAGATTTGTATAGAGTGTGGAAAGAATGTTTTAGAGTTTTGTTGCCGGGTAGAAGATTATGTATTAATATTGGAGATCAATTTGCTCGCTCAATATTATACGGACGTTATAAGGTAATTCCACTTCATGCAGAGATTATATCACAATGTGAGGATATAGGATTTGATTATATGGGCTCTATTATCTGGCAGAAAAAAACCACTATGAACACCACGGGTGGCGCTACAGTTATGGGGTCTTATCCTTATCCTCCTAACGGTATAATTGAAATTGATTATGAATTTATACTCGTATTTAAAAAACCTGGTAACGGAAATGCCATCCAAAGTGAAATAAAAAAGGAATCTATACTTTCAAAGGAGGATTGGAAAAATTATTTTAAAGGACATTGGAATTTTGGAGGAGCAAAACAAATTGCTCATGAAGCGATGTTTCCTGAAGAATTACCTTTAAGGTTAATCAAAATGTTTTCTTTTGTTGGTGAAACGGTTCTTGATCCTTTTCTCGGAAGCGGTACAACAATGAAAGCTGCTTTAAAATTAAGAAGGAATGCTATTGGCTATGAAATAAATCCTGATTTTCTGAAAATTATAAAAGATAAAATAAGGGAAGAAGAGAATTTATTTTATAACATAAATATTGAGATAATACATAGAGAAAGTAGTCCTGAAATCGAAACGGTTCAGTATAAACCTATAATAAAAGACGCAAAACCAGAAATTGATCCAAAAAAAATTAATTTTAAAAATGGCTCATATTATAAAGTTTCAGAAGTTTTAAATTCATATACTTTAAAACTAAATTCGGGTTTAGTCGTAAAATTACTTGGAATTGTAATAAAAGAAGAAGAAAAAGTATTAACATATCTAAAAGAAAAAATATTAAACAAAGAAATAATAATTAAATTTGATAAAAATATTTCTTATTCAGAAGAACCTTTAGAAGTATATGTTTATCTTAAAAATAAAATATTTATAAATTTGTACCTCATTAAGAGTGGAATGGCAATAGCTGATAGAACAAGAAATTATGTTTACAAAGAAAAATTCATAAAAGAGGAAAAATCTCAATTATGCCAAAAGAATGGATTTTAA
- a CDS encoding MjaI family restriction endonuclease, whose protein sequence is MPKEWILNNANMRWGLTKKNKVGPVAELIRKCSPKTLKEWENYYFSKVYPKEHLKHLGKILFIKITDVFKKEIEDITEQDCIDFIYNLVINRTFEGYQSEIQTIYGQLEKLLNVNIEPAPDEWDRGYSVDYFIKIKDKYIGLQIKPAGYEYITQIINEREQQKKAHEKFTKKYGGKVFYIISITEGKNKKIHNKEVIKEIKEEIRRLKEE, encoded by the coding sequence ATGCCAAAAGAATGGATTTTAAATAATGCAAACATGAGATGGGGACTTACCAAGAAAAATAAGGTAGGTCCTGTGGCTGAATTAATTAGAAAGTGCTCGCCTAAAACTTTAAAAGAATGGGAAAATTATTATTTCTCTAAGGTATACCCAAAAGAACATTTGAAACACTTAGGTAAAATTTTATTCATAAAAATAACAGATGTATTCAAGAAAGAAATTGAAGATATAACTGAACAGGATTGTATAGATTTTATTTATAATCTCGTCATTAATAGGACTTTCGAAGGTTATCAATCTGAAATTCAAACAATCTATGGTCAACTTGAAAAATTATTAAATGTAAACATAGAACCCGCTCCAGATGAATGGGACAGAGGGTATAGTGTAGATTATTTTATTAAAATAAAAGATAAATATATTGGATTACAAATAAAACCTGCAGGTTATGAATATATTACTCAGATTATTAATGAAAGAGAACAACAGAAAAAAGCACATGAGAAGTTTACAAAAAAATATGGTGGAAAGGTTTTTTATATCATTTCAATAACTGAAGGGAAGAATAAAAAAATTCATAATAAGGAGGTTATAAAAGAAATAAAAGAAGAAATTAGAAGACTTAAGGAAGAGTAA
- a CDS encoding winged helix-turn-helix transcriptional regulator — protein sequence MMLETFKTDLIVRRVNLDRYDDREDVRTNLIESFDRIMAFSEKHLPDPFYLEGSQRVSLRSKIMREIASNVLIHREYMHAHPAKIIFEKNRIFCENANRPHFRGNISLKDFTPFPKNPTIARIFKEIGLADELGSGVRNLLKYVKIYSDDEPVFIEEDIFKIIIPFKEDLVNQHSEDKSSHKTVEKTVEKIIYAIKENPTITINELVKITGLSRRGVEWNIEKLKQQGKLKRIGSDKGGYWEVIL from the coding sequence ATGATGTTAGAAACTTTTAAAACCGACCTGATTGTAAGACGAGTCAACCTTGATAGATATGATGATAGAGAAGATGTAAGAACCAATCTTATTGAAAGTTTTGATAGAATCATGGCATTTAGCGAAAAACACCTGCCAGATCCCTTTTATTTAGAAGGAAGTCAGAGAGTCAGTTTACGAAGTAAAATTATGAGAGAAATTGCCTCGAATGTTTTGATTCACAGGGAATATATGCATGCCCATCCTGCTAAAATTATTTTTGAAAAAAATAGAATATTTTGTGAAAATGCAAATCGCCCCCATTTTAGAGGAAATATATCGTTAAAAGATTTTACCCCCTTCCCCAAAAATCCGACCATTGCCCGGATCTTTAAAGAAATTGGCCTGGCAGACGAGCTCGGTTCAGGTGTGAGAAATTTATTAAAGTATGTAAAAATATATTCAGATGATGAACCTGTTTTCATCGAAGAGGATATATTTAAAATCATTATTCCCTTTAAAGAAGATTTAGTTAATCAACACAGTGAAGATAAAAGTTCCCACAAAACTGTGGAGAAAACTGTGGAGAAAATTATTTACGCTATTAAAGAGAATCCTACTATCACTATAAATGAATTAGTAAAAATTACAGGACTTTCCAGAAGAGGCGTTGAGTGGAATATTGAAAAACTCAAACAACAAGGCAAACTAAAAAGAATAGGATCAGATAAAGGCGGATATTGGGAGGTAATACTATGA
- a CDS encoding DUF262 domain-containing protein — translation MKTESHSINDVLAKNATSFFIPPFQRAYAWGKPEIERFFSDISRIIESELDANQQDKQEHFFGTIVIKEEKAGFANKSVIIDGQQRLTTTLLFLIALRDTETDPHKQEFITNTYLINNSSTFQDKIKLKQVTKDWEAYKALVNKSQPNPGIISNAYELLKKLINEKRSLNPKINFEHFIIAIQRMNVAVIFLDERPFKGEDPQIIFETLNSLGKPLTLSDLVRNFVLLNMESNNQSDIYEKTWYPKIEEVLQDYTSEFFRDYLQYKTASSLKVVNDSNTKELYQQFKDFVENKFTNHNEFIDDIIRYVKWYKWIINETNIDTISKNNSNDKEIKELLRNIFHDIKSEAFKPFVLGLLEYHQYSTENPRLNDELLISILKTIRTYLIRRRVLGLTQGENKNIVTLCNRINDIATGKVSMIELLTNMFYKLRLPNDSEMEAALRSMNFYEELKQYSKFILGKIEEHNTKVSVDFRDQRITIEHIMPQKLDNNWKAELGKNYEEIHKKYLHNIGNLILTEFNSEIGNKSFNEKKMQLNQSSLNYRLDIINRNVWNEQSIIEHQKNMIKWFLETFPLPDQYKDKNNWNTNTVDPDPDANVELHIFDKIIEVNSWQDVFIKFLKYVKESPNYDFDNILNNQYKLFKRDDVILKWSSLKKLIESNRDLENRYKTFDGKTCCKVKDPNDDLLFVHINISASTCISRIATITEEIFLPSDSIKIKLK, via the coding sequence ATGAAAACAGAAAGTCATTCAATCAATGATGTATTAGCAAAAAATGCTACTTCATTTTTTATTCCTCCTTTTCAAAGAGCTTATGCATGGGGAAAACCCGAGATAGAAAGATTTTTTAGTGATATATCAAGGATTATTGAATCGGAGTTGGATGCTAACCAGCAAGACAAGCAAGAACATTTTTTTGGAACAATTGTAATCAAAGAAGAAAAGGCAGGGTTTGCAAATAAATCAGTTATTATTGATGGACAGCAAAGACTTACTACTACTTTATTGTTTTTAATTGCACTGAGAGATACAGAAACCGATCCCCACAAACAGGAGTTCATTACAAACACTTACCTGATTAATAACTCATCTACATTTCAAGATAAGATAAAGCTTAAACAAGTAACTAAAGATTGGGAAGCTTATAAAGCTTTAGTTAATAAATCTCAACCGAATCCAGGAATAATAAGTAACGCGTATGAACTTCTAAAAAAACTTATCAACGAGAAAAGAAGTCTTAATCCCAAAATTAATTTTGAGCATTTCATTATTGCTATTCAGCGTATGAATGTTGCTGTTATTTTTCTTGATGAAAGACCATTTAAAGGTGAGGATCCGCAAATAATATTTGAAACACTTAATTCATTAGGAAAACCTCTTACCTTATCAGACTTAGTTAGGAATTTTGTCCTTTTAAATATGGAAAGCAACAATCAATCTGATATTTATGAAAAAACATGGTATCCAAAAATTGAGGAAGTTCTTCAAGATTATACCTCAGAGTTTTTCAGGGATTACTTACAATACAAAACGGCAAGCTCATTAAAAGTTGTCAACGATAGCAATACAAAAGAACTTTATCAGCAATTTAAGGATTTTGTAGAAAATAAATTTACAAATCACAATGAATTTATAGATGACATTATTCGGTATGTTAAATGGTACAAGTGGATTATTAATGAAACTAATATTGATACTATTTCAAAAAATAATTCCAACGACAAAGAGATTAAAGAACTATTAAGGAACATCTTTCATGATATAAAGTCAGAAGCATTTAAACCATTTGTGTTAGGTTTATTGGAATATCACCAATACTCAACTGAAAATCCAAGACTTAATGACGAACTACTTATTTCAATTCTGAAAACTATTAGAACTTATTTGATAAGGCGTAGAGTTTTAGGTTTAACACAAGGAGAAAATAAAAATATTGTCACTTTGTGTAACAGAATTAATGATATTGCAACTGGAAAGGTATCAATGATTGAGCTATTGACTAATATGTTTTATAAATTAAGATTACCAAATGACTCCGAAATGGAAGCAGCACTAAGGTCTATGAATTTTTATGAAGAACTTAAACAGTATTCTAAATTTATTTTAGGTAAAATTGAGGAACACAACACAAAGGTATCTGTAGATTTCAGAGACCAAAGAATTACAATTGAGCATATCATGCCTCAAAAATTGGATAATAATTGGAAAGCGGAATTAGGTAAAAATTACGAAGAAATACACAAAAAATATTTGCATAATATAGGCAATCTAATTCTCACAGAATTTAACAGCGAAATTGGAAATAAGTCTTTCAACGAAAAGAAAATGCAGCTGAATCAATCATCACTCAATTATAGGCTTGACATAATTAATAGGAATGTTTGGAACGAACAGAGTATTATAGAGCATCAAAAAAATATGATAAAGTGGTTTCTTGAAACTTTTCCATTACCCGATCAATATAAGGATAAAAACAATTGGAATACTAATACCGTTGATCCAGATCCAGATGCCAATGTAGAACTTCATATTTTTGATAAAATTATCGAAGTAAATTCTTGGCAGGATGTGTTTATAAAGTTTTTGAAATATGTAAAAGAAAGTCCTAACTATGATTTTGATAACATTTTGAACAATCAATACAAGCTGTTCAAACGTGATGACGTCATTTTAAAATGGAGTTCCCTCAAAAAATTAATTGAATCTAATAGAGATTTGGAAAATCGGTATAAAACTTTTGACGGAAAGACTTGTTGTAAGGTGAAAGATCCAAATGATGATTTATTATTCGTTCATATTAACATTTCAGCTTCTACATGTATATCAAGAATTGCGACTATTACGGAGGAAATATTTCTACCTAGCGACTCAATTAAAATTAAATTAAAATAA
- a CDS encoding DUF3592 domain-containing protein, giving the protein MEDKKKREKKWLIFIIGIGALLIVLGLNTLFKAFSTYFWSSTQGKILVSQVGFVDRFKRENDSFYFDISYEYSVDGKLYTNSKVFLGQYGSSISNWIQKVVDRYPVGKEVSVYYNPKTRKKQF; this is encoded by the coding sequence ATGGAAGACAAGAAAAAAAGAGAAAAGAAATGGCTCATTTTTATCATTGGAATAGGGGCTCTGTTAATCGTGTTGGGTTTAAATACTCTCTTCAAAGCATTTTCAACTTACTTCTGGTCTTCTACTCAAGGAAAAATTCTTGTTTCACAGGTTGGTTTTGTTGATAGATTTAAAAGAGAGAATGATTCATTTTATTTTGATATAAGTTATGAATACTCTGTGGATGGCAAATTGTACACAAATTCTAAGGTTTTTTTGGGTCAATACGGTTCAAGTATTAGCAATTGGATACAAAAAGTAGTAGATAGATACCCAGTTGGTAAAGAAGTGAGTGTATATTATAACCCAAAAACCCGAAAGAAGCAGTTTTAG
- a CDS encoding IS1595 family transposase, with protein sequence MEKDFFTLSEKESYQILEKALWPEGAICPRCKEKAHLLSCRLVYQCPKCGRQFSLKSQSIMRKSHLSPKIWLSAMFLVCQDGGINAVKLSQLLHISYKASWLLLQKLRSLMRLTTRHHTKSLRKLVKTFFFLSGIKRKQRKNFSPMQVVEIDADDTPSKLHIHLVDDVSSDWLSDFFGKLFRHTPVEKRTPWLSHINDGLKNLLEDVYHYGCRKHMQRYLDEFCFRFNIEGVSSRLEELLRRLGKRRQLLPWKKLVSEGLILPIHA encoded by the coding sequence ATGGAAAAGGATTTTTTCACACTCTCAGAAAAAGAATCTTACCAGATTCTCGAAAAAGCCCTCTGGCCAGAGGGGGCAATTTGCCCACGGTGTAAAGAAAAAGCGCATCTTCTCTCGTGCCGGCTCGTGTATCAGTGCCCCAAGTGTGGCAGACAATTTTCCTTAAAAAGCCAGTCCATCATGCGAAAAAGTCACCTTTCGCCAAAAATCTGGCTTTCTGCCATGTTTCTTGTCTGCCAGGATGGGGGGATAAATGCGGTGAAGCTTTCACAACTTCTTCACATTAGCTACAAGGCAAGCTGGCTTCTTCTTCAGAAGCTACGAAGCCTCATGCGGCTTACCACTCGCCATCACACGAAATCCCTCCGAAAGCTTGTCAAAACCTTTTTCTTTCTCTCCGGTATCAAACGTAAGCAAAGAAAAAACTTTTCCCCCATGCAGGTTGTCGAAATTGATGCGGATGATACCCCTTCTAAACTTCATATTCACCTTGTGGATGATGTGAGTAGCGATTGGCTTTCAGACTTTTTTGGCAAGCTTTTCCGCCACACGCCCGTAGAAAAGAGAACGCCTTGGCTTTCCCACATTAACGATGGGTTGAAAAACCTTCTTGAAGACGTCTATCACTATGGTTGTCGAAAGCACATGCAGCGCTATCTTGATGAATTCTGTTTTCGGTTTAACATCGAGGGGGTTTCTTCCAGGCTTGAAGAGCTTTTAAGAAGGCTTGGCAAACGTCGCCAGCTTCTCCCGTGGAAAAAACTGGTTAGCGAAGGGCTTATTCTTCCCATCCACGCTTAG